The Cellulomonas flavigena DSM 20109 DNA segment GCCTTCGCGGGGCGGTTCGCCGGGCGCCGGTTCGCTCGCCGGACGCGGCCCCGGGCCGGCTCGGTTCCAGGCGCATCTGAGCCCTGATCCACCGGTCCACTTCGGGTGGGTGTGGTCCGTGGCTGTGCGGGTGGGGGCTGGGTGCAGGGCGTGGCGGGCCCGCCGGCCTGTGCCGGCTCTTCCACTAACGCCGTCGGGGCTGCAGTGGCAGGTAGCGAACTTGACGCCGAACGTACTTAAAGTATCCGCGCCTCAATCTCAAACTATCTTGCATCTCGACAACTCGACAGACCTGGTGTCGACGGTGACCGAATTCTGCACGACTGCCCGCCTGGAAGACTGCACACGCCCGGGCGTGTCTGCGCAGATGCGCAGCGTCCGCCAGCGAGGGTCGGGAGTGTCAGATGAACGGTGGGCGGGGCCCGGCGTTCTTCAGAGGTTCGAGGGGTTGATGCGCCCGTCGAAGGTGATGGCGAACGCGTTGAGGGCGGCCTTCCATCGGATGACCCATCGTGCCCGGCCCCGTCCGGTGGGGTCCAGCGCTCGGGTCACCAGGTAGAGGCACTTCAGGGCCGCGGCGTCGTTCGGGAAGTGCCCCCGGGCCCGGACTGCTCGCCGGTAGCGCGCGTTCAGACTCTCGATCGCGTTGGTCGTGCAGATGATCTTGCGGATCTCCACGTCGTAGTCCAGGAACGGGACGAACTCGGGCCAGGCGGTGCGCCACCAGCTTGACCGCCGCCGGGTACTTGCCGGCCCACTTGTCGGCGAAGTCGTCCATCCGCGCGCTCGCCTGCTCGGCGTTGACCGCGGTGTAGATCGGCTTGAGGTCGCGGGCCACGGCGTCCCAGTCCTGGCGGGCGGCGTAGCGGAACGTGTTGCGGATCAGGTGGATCACGCAGGTCTGCACCTGGGTCAGCTCCCAGACCGTGGTGATCGCCTCCGGCAGCCCCTTGAGGCCGTCGCAGACCGCTATGCACACGTCCGTGACGCCGCGATTCTTGATCTCGGTGAGCACGTTCAACCAGTACTTCGCTCCCTCCCCGCCGTCCCCGGCCCAGATCCCCAGGATGTCGCGCTCCCCGCGGGTGGTCACGCCGATCACGACGTAGAACGGCTTGTTCGTCACCGCGCCGTCGCGGACCTTGACCACGATCGCGTCGATGAAGATCACCGGATAGACCACGTCCAGGGGGCGGGTCTGCCACTCGGCCATCTCCGCGGTGACCTTCTCGGTGATCCGGCTGATCGTGTCCTTGGAGACCTGGGTGCCGTAGACCTCGGCGAAGTGCGCCGAGATCTCCCCGGTCGTCAGCCCCCGCGCCGTCAGTGAGAGCACGAGCTCGTCGACGCCCTCCAACCGGCGTTGGCGCTTCTTGACGATCGCCGGCTCGAAGGTGCCCTCACGGTCACGCGGCACGTCGATCTGCACCGGGCCGATCTCGGTGATCACGGTCTTCGAGCGGCTCCCGTTGCGCTCGTTCGAACCTGACTTGCCCTCCCGCTCACCCGGTCGATACCCGAGGTGGTCGGTCAGCTCTTCCTCGAGGGCCAGCTCGAGGACCTGCTTGGTCAAACCCGCGAGCAGCCCGTCCGGGCCGACCAGGTCCAGCCCGGACGCCCGCGCCTGGGCGACCATCGTCCGGGCGATCTGCGTGTTCTCATCCTCATCGAGCTTCACGGGCTCGATCGTGTCGTTCATGCCGCCTGCTTCCCCGCCAAGCCATAGCCCGGCGTGTCAGGCCGACCCCCGCCCACCGTTCATCTGACAGACCCGGGGGCGAAGCCTGCTTGTGTGAGGCTGTGCAGGAAACGAGCAGCGAGGTCCGAGGCGTGTCGCAACCGGCTCCAACGTGTGGTTGTTGTGGGCGTCAGCGGAGCCGGTTGGCGGAGCTGGGGTCGACACCGGGGGTCTTCATCTGCCGGCCGTGCGCACTGTGGGCGTGGCGGCGGGCGTCGCGCCGCTGACGGGTGCGCCGGTCGGTAGGACCTGGCAGACGCCGTCCTCGCCGCAGGCTGCCGGGTCCAGGGTGGCGGCGCGGTCCCGCAGCCGCCGAACCTCCGTGCGGGTCGCCTCGAGCTCGGCGATGCGCACGTCGAGCGCGGCAGCATGCCGGTCAAGCAGGGCGGTGACGTGCTCGCACGGTGGGCCCTCGCTCTCTCGGACCTCGATGATCGTGCGGATCTCAGCAAGGGTGAGCCCGGCAGCCTGAGCGGCGCGAACGAACCCCAGCCGCGTGAGCACGCCCTGGTCGTAGTCCCGGTATCCGGAGGCCGCCCGGGCGGGCACAGGCAGGACCCCGGCCTGCTCGTAGAACCGCAGCGCCTTCGTGGTCAGGCCGGCGCGCTCGGCCACCTCCCCGATCCTCACCTCACCGACCCTACGCCTTGACCTTCCCCCGCACTGGAACCTCTACCGTCCCCGGCATGGACGAGAACACCTGGGACCTGGTCGTGGTCGGCACCGGGGCAGCGGCGATGGCCGCCGGTATCGAAGCCCGCTCGCGCGGCAAGCGCGTCCTGCTCGTCGAGCACGGCCCGCTCGGCGGGACGTGCCTGAACATCGGGTGCATCCCGAGCAAGAACCTGCTCGCCGCCGCCGGGCAGCGCCACCGCGCCCTGGCCAACCCCTTCCCGATGGTCCCCACCACCGCCGGCGAGGTCGACGTGCCCGCGCTGATGGGGCGCAAGCAGGACCTGATCGACGGGCTGCGGCAAGCCAAGTACGAGGACGTCGCCGCCGCGCACGGCTTCCCGATCCGGCACGGGCACGCACGGTTCGTCGACGAGGCGACGCTGCACGTCGAGGACGAGCCGGTCCGGGCGGCGGCCTACGTCATCGCCACGGGCGCCGCGCCGCACCTGCCGGACCTGCCCGGACTGCACGACGTCGCCTACCTCACCTCGACCACCGCGATGGAGCAGCAGCAGCTGCCCGCGTCGATGGTCGTCATCGGCGGCGGCTACGTCGGGCTCGAGCAGGCGCAGCTGTGGTCCCACCTCGGAGTGCACGTGACCCTGATCGGCCGAGTCGCACCGCACACCGAACCCGAGGTCGCCGACGTGCTGCGCGCCGCGTTCCTCACCGACGGCATCCAGCTCCTCGAGGAGCACGCCGTCGCCGTCGAGCGCGGGGCCGACGACACAGTCCTCGTGCACACCGCCAGCGGCCGAACGGCGAACGGCGAACGGCTGCTGGTCGCGACCGGCCGGGCGGCCGACACCACCGGCCTCGGCCTCGACGACGCCGGCGTCGCGACGGACGCCCGCGGCTTCATCGTCGTCGACACCCACCAGCGCACCACCAACCCGCGCATCTACGCCGCCGGCGACGTCACCGGAGCACCTCAGTACGTCTACGTCGCCGCGCGGACCGGACACGCGGCGGCCGCTGGCGCCCTCGGCGACCCCACCGCGGTCGACTACCGCGGCCTTCCCGGCGTCGTCTTCACCACCCCGCAGCTCGCCTCGGCCGGACTCACTGAACAGCGCGCCCTCGAACTCGGGCACACCTGCGACTGCCGGGTCCTCACAGCTCAGGACATCCCCCGCGCCCTGGTCAACCAAGACCCACGAGGCGTCCTGAAGCTCGTCACCGACGCCCACACCCGCCAGATCCTCGGCGTCCACGCCGCACTCGACGGCGCCGGGGAACTCATGCTCGCCGCCACCTACGCCATCAAGTTCGGCCTCACCATCGACGACATCGCCGACACCTGGGCGCCCTACCTCACGATGAGCGAAGCGCTGCGCCTTGCCGCCGGACTCTTCCGCACCAACATCCCAACCAGCTGCTGCGCCTAACGACCCACCAGCGCGACCACCGACTCCTCACTCACGTCTCGCACACCCCCCCACGGTGGGGCCAGCACCGTGACGACGGCGGGGGCCACTTCACTTGACGACACTCATTCCGGGCGCGTCAGGCGGCGAGGGTGCGGATCTGGGCGTCGGTCAACGCCTTGCGGGCGTCGATGCCGAGCCCGTCCACTCGCACCAGTGCGGTCAAGGCGTTGCGGTCCGCCGTCCGTCGCCGGTCCAGCGTCCTGCCCGCGGCCAGCAGCACCTGCAGCGTGGAGCGCTGGCCATCGGCGCTGGGGCTGAGCAGGAGACCACTGTCCGTTGCCAGAGCAGTGCGCGCGGCGGCGACTGCGTCCATCGGGTCGTACTTGCCTGCTCGTGCTCGCTGCTGACACCGGGGAGGCTGCTCCACTCGGTCTATGACCAGCCCGACGCCGCCTCGGTGCACGCCCAGTTCGACGAGCTCCTGGACCAGGTCACCGGGCCGTTGCCGGCCGTCGCCGAGCGCCTCGACGCGGCCCGAGACGACCTGCTCGCGTTCACGACCTTCCCCAAGGAGATCTGGCGGCAGATCTGGTCGAACAACCCCCAGGAACGCCTGAACGGGGAGATCCGCCGACGCACCGGCGTCGTCCGCATCTTCCCCGACCGCGACGCAGTGACCCGCCTGGTCGGCGCGGTCCTGGCCGAACAGCACGACGAATGGACCGAAGGAAGGCGCTACCTCGCCCTGGACGTCCTGCACCGCGCACGACTGAACCTCATCACCACCACCGACGCCGACCCTCAGGAACAGTCCTTGGCCCTGTCCGCCTGAACAGGAACAGGATCACGCCGAACGGCTACACCGCGCCCAGGGACTTGACCTCGCCCCGAGGGTGACCGTGGCGACCGTGCAGTCGCAGATCGGTACCAGCGAGAACGGCGATCTGGGTCCAGGCAACCCCGCACCTTGACCGGATCTTCATCGGCGGGCTCGCTGCGAGGGAGTACGTTCTAGATACCCCCCTGGGGTATCCCGGATGGGGCGGGAGCGGCTAGACACGAGGAACGGCTCCGCGAGCGTCGGTCCGTACCGACCACAGAACGAGAACGACGAGGCGGCTCGGTGCCGCCGCACGCGACGTGTGAAGGAGGTTCGACATGGCAAGTCAGAGCACGGTGCTCGACGTTCGAGGCCTGCACTGGGCGACGTCCGAGGCGGTGGTGGAGAAAGCGCTCGCTCACCGTCCGGGGGTCGTGGAGGTCAACGCGAACGCGGTGTCGCAGACGGCGAGCGTGACGTACGACCCTGCACTCACGTCGGTGGCTCAGCTCACCGGCTGGGTCCGCGACTGCGGGTACCACTGCGCCGGCCAGTCCGTGCCAGACCACGTCTGCGATCCCATGTCGGAGCCGGTGACCGTCGACCGGCACGGTGCCTCGACTGTCGACGGCCGCGGCGCCCCGACCACGCGAGCACTGCACGACCCGCACGCGGGTCACGCGGGACAAGCTCCCCACGGCCCGGACGACGCGCACGACCCCGGCCATCCGGAGCACCCGAGCGGTGGGCACGGCAAATCCGCGCACGACCGTCCCTCCAGCGGGGTGTCGCCGCACGACGCGATGGGCCACGGCGGTCACCACGGCGGTGGGTCGATGGAGGACATGGCCCGCGACATGCGCAACCGGTTCCTGCTCGCGCTGCTCCTGTCGATCCCGATCACCCTGTGGTCACCGATCGGCCGCGAGGTGCTGGGCTTCACGGCGCCCACCCCGTTCGGGCTCCGGGACGACGTCCTGGCGCTCGCACTGTCGCTGCCGGTGATCTTCTACTCCGCCTGGATCTTCTTCGACGGTGCCGCCCGCGCACTGCGCGCCAGGACCCTCGACATGATGGTCCTTGTCGCTGTCGGGGTCGGCACGGGGTGGGTCTACAGCGTCGCCGTGACGCTCAGCGGTGGCGGCGACGTGTTCTACGAGGCCGCGACGGTGCTGACCACCTTCGTCCTGCTCGGGCACTGGGTCGAGATGCGCGCCCGCGGCGGCGCCAACGACGCGGTCCGCACCCTCCTCGAGCTTGCGCCCGCCAAGGCGGTCGTACTGCGTGACGGGGTGGAGACCGAGGTCCCGACGTCGCAGGTCGTCGTCGGCGACCTCCTGCTGGTCCGACCAGGAGCCAAGATCCCTGTGGACGCCATCGTGGAGGACGGCGAGTCCGAGGTGGACGAGTCGATGGTGACAGGCGAGAGCATGCCGGTCGCGAAGTCGCCGGGCTCCGAGGTCATCGGCGCCTCGATCAACACGACGGGGACGCTGCGAGTTCGGGCGGCGAGGGTCGGGGCCGACACCGCCCTGGCCCAGATCGTCAAGATGGTCCAGGACGCGCAGAACTCGAAGGCACCGGGTCAGAGGCTCGCCGACCGCGCGGCGTTCTGGCTGGTTCTCGTGGCGCTCGTCGGGGGGACCGGCACGTTCCTCGTCTGGCTCGCTGCCGGCGCGAGCGTGCCCACCGCGATGCTGTTCGCGATCACCGTGGTCGTGATCACGTGCCCCGACGCCCTGGGGCTCGCGACGCCGACGGCGATCATGGTGGGCACTGGTCTGGGCGCGAAGAGGGGCGTCCTGTTCAAGAACGCGTCGGCGCTCGAGGCGTCCGCCCGGATCGACACGGTGGTGATGGACAAGACGGGCACGCTGACCAAGGGCGAGCCCGCCGTCACCGACGTGATCGTCGACGGGATCGACGACGTCGATCTGCTCGCCCTGGTCAGTGCGGTGGAGCGCGAGTCAGAGCACCCGCTGGCGCGCGCGATCGTGAGCCACGCGACGTCGGCCGGCGCGCCCGTGCTGACGGCGACCGGTTTCCGTAACGTGCCCGGACGCGGCGCGACGGCGACGGTCGACGGCCGGCGGGTCCTGGTCGGGAACCGCCGACTGATGGCCGACGAGGGCGTCGAGCTGGGCAACCTGGCGGCCCGACGGGACGAGCTGGCGGCTTCCGGGCGTACGGCGGTCGTCGTGGCGGTCGACGGCCGTGCGGCGGGTGTCGTCGCCCTGGCCGACGCGGCACGTGACACCTCGTCCGCGGCTGTGGCGGCGATGCGCGGCTCCGGCATCCAGGTGGTCATGCTGACCGGGGACAACGAGGCGACGGCGCGGCGCATCGCCGACCAGCTCGGCATCGACACGGTGATCGCCGAGGTGCTGCCTGGAGACAAGGCCGCGAGGGTCGCCGAGCTCCAGGCGTCGGGCAGGCGCGTGGCGATGGTGGGCGACGGCGTCAACGACGCGCCGGCTCTGGCGCGAGCGGACATCGGGATCGCGATCGGGGCGGGGACGGACGTCGCCATCGAGACAGCAGACATCGTCCTGATGCGATCGGATCCCCTCGACGTCCCGGTCGCGCTCCGCATCGGCAAGGGGACGCTGCGCAAGATGCGGCAGAACCTCGGCTGGGCGATCGGGTACAACGCGCTGGCTCTCCCGGTCGCCGCCGGGGTGTTCTACCCGCAGTTCGGGGTGAGCCTGAGCCCGGAGCTGGCGGCGCTCTCCATGTCCGGTTCATCGGTCATCGTGGCCGCCAACGCGCTCCTGCTCAAGCGGCTCAAGCTGCCATCGCCCCAGGTGGCAGGCGGTGCTCGCCACGATCCCCTCCGGGATGGCTCGGGAGTCGCCGTGCGGGCCGAGCCGCACTGAGGCGCCCGGTTGGCGTTCCGATGACCTCGCTGGTCGGCGCCTCGGCTTGCCGAGATGAGGTCTGCTGATTCTTCAGCGGTTCTTGACTCGGTCTGAGCCGAACCTGGGCACCTCACCGAGCACGCTGGGCGCAGGCGGAGCCGCAGCCATCTGGTCGTGGCGCCGGTGGGGAGCAGACAGCTCACGTACGACGGAAGCGAAGGAGTGGAGACCATGAACCACAGCGGTTTCGGGCATCTGAAGTGGATGGCGCTGACGGCTGCAGCACTGTTCGGCGTCCTGCTGCTCCTCGGGAACTCGGTCGGCGACGCTCTGCGCTACGCAGTGCTGCTCGCCTGCCCGCTCATGATGGTCGCGATGATGTTCGGCCCGCACTCCGGGCGCGGCGGTCATGGTGGCAGCGAGACGGGCATGCGCCCACGCGAGGACACGGACGGGCGCGTGGACCACCACCACAGCGCGTAGGGCCGCGCTCGGCGCGTAGACCGGCGCCGGGCTCCTCCGGACCCAGGGTCGTCGACCCGGCCCGACCGAGCCCCGCCGGGGTACGACGAAATCCATCAGCACACAGCACACGAGCGAAGGAGCACGACACATGAGCACCACCACGTACGAGGTCATCGGGATGACCTGCGGCCACTGCGTCTCGTCCGTCACCGCGGAGGTCAGCAAGCTGGCTGGCGTGGACGACGTCGACGTCGCCCTGGTGCAGGGCGGCGCGTCCCGAGTGACGGTCAGCAGCAGCGCACCGCTGCCGCTGGACGACGTCCGCGCGGCCGTCGACGAGGCGGGGTACGACCTGGTGGGCGAGTCGGCATGAACGATGCCGGACGGCTCGCGGGCTTCGGCCTCGCGCTCGCCGCGGCCCTCGGCGCCGGCTTCGGCGTCGGGGCCGCCGTGGGGCCGATCGGCATCGACGAACCGTCGTCCACCGTGAACCAGACCGGCGACATGCCGGCCGACCACGAGTGACCCATCAGAACGGAGACAGCCCGTGACCGAGGCCATCGAGCTGGAGATCGGCGGGATGACCTGCTCCTCCTGCGCCGCGCGGATCGAGAAGCGGCTCAACCGCATGCCCGGCGTCGAGGCAAGCGTCAACTACGCGACGGAGAAGGCGAAGGTCACGCTCCCCGAGGGCACGTCCCTCGCCGACGCCGTCGCTGTGGTGGAGGCGACCGGGTACACCGCTCGGCTGCGTCCGTCGGCACGCTCGCAGCCCGCTGCCGCTTCCGACGCCGCGGCGCCCTCCCGCGACGACGAGACCGCGGCGCTGCGACACCGGCTCGTGCTGTCCGCGGTGCTCACCGCGCCCGTCTTGGCGCTGTCGATGGTCGAGCCGCTGCAGTTCGACAACTGGCAGTGGCTCTCCCTGACTCTCGCGGCACCCGTCGTGGCGTGGGGCGCGTGGCCGTTCCACCGCGCGGCGTGGGCGAACGCCCGTCACGCCGCCGCAACGATGGACACGCTCATCAGTGTCGGCGTCCTGGCGGCCTTCGGATGGTCGCTCTACGCCCTCTTCTTCGGGGCGGCGGGCCGTCCTGGCATGCGCATGGCGTTCGACATCGTCCCCGACCGCGGCGGCGGCGGTCACGAGATCTACCTCGAGGTGGCCGCGGCGGTCACGGTGTTCATCCTCCTCGGGCGCTACTTCGAGGCGCGCGCCCAGAAGCGCTCCGGTGCAGCGCTCCGGGCGCTGATGGAGCTCGGCGCCAAGGACGTCGCGGTGCTGCGCGACGGCACCGAGGTGCTGATCCCGGTGCAGGACCTGAGTGTCGGTGACGAGTTCCTCGTCCGCCCCGGGGAGAAGATCGCGACTGACGGCGTGGTCGTGGACGGTGCGTCGGCCGTCGACGCGTCGATGCTCACCGGTGAGCCGGTGCCCGTGGAGGTGGGCCCGGGTGACCCCGTGGTCGGGGCCACGGTGAACGCCGGCGGTCGGCTGCTCGTGCGTGCCACCCGCGTCGGTACCGACACCCAGCTCGCGCAGATGGCTCGCCTTGTCGAGGAGGCGCAGACCGGGAAGGCCCCCGTCCAGCGACTCGCGGACCGGATCTCGGCCGTCTTCGTGCCGATCGTCATCGCTCTCGCGGTCGCCACGCTGGGGTTCTGGCTCGGGGCCGGGGCGGGCGCCGAGGCGGCGTTCACCGCTGCCGTTGCGGTCCTCATCATCGCGTGCCCGTGCGCGCTCGGTCTGGCGACGCCGACCGCCCTCATGGTGGGCACCGGCCGAGGGGCTCAGCTCGGCATTCTGATCAAGGGGCCCGAGGTGCTGGAGTCGACTCGCCAGGTCGACACCGTCGTGCTGGACAAGACCGGGACCGTCACGAGCGGGCAGATGCAGCTCGTCGAGGTCCTGCCCGCCGCCGGTCACGCGCGGGAAGAGGTGCTGCGCCTCGCCGGAGCGCTGGAGGACGCCTCCGAGCACCCCATCGCGCGCGCCATCACGGCCGGAGCGCGGCACGAGCTGGACGTCGCCCTGCCAGCCGTCCAGCAGTTCTCCAACAGCCAGGGGCTCGGGGTCTCCGGCATCGTCGACGGGCACACGGTCGCGGCCGGACGAGTGTCGTGGATGGCCGACGAGTGGGCTCAGCACCTCGACGCCGACCTGCGGGCCGGACTCGAGGTGGCGGAGTCGGCCGGGCGCACGGTCGTGGCCGTCGGCTGGGACGGCGCACTGCGCGGGCTGCTGGTCGTCGCGGACACCGTGAAGCCAACATCGCGGCAGGCGGTCGCCGAGCTGCGGGCGTTGGGCCTGCGACCGGTGCTGCTGACGGGCGACAACGCGCGGGCGGCACGCGCGATCGGCGCCGAGGTCGGGATCGACGACGTCGTCGCCGAGGTCATGCCGGCGGACAAGGTCCGGGTCGTGCGCGAGCTGCAGGACGCCGGCCGGGTCGTGGCGATGGTCGGCGACGGTGTCAACGACGCCGCCGCCCTCGCCCAGTCGGATCTGGGCATCGCGATGGGGACCGGCACCGACGTCGCGATCGAGGCGAGCGACCTGACCCTGGTCCGCGGCGACCTGCGAGCGGCCGTCGACGCCGTCCGCCTGTCCCGGCGGACGCTGTCCACGATCAAGGGCAACCTCTTCTGGGCCTTCGCGTACAACGTCGCGGCGATCCCCCTCGCGGTCTCTGGCTTGCTCAACCCGCTGATCGCGGGCGCCGCGATGGCGTTCTCGTCGGTCTTCGTGGTGACGAACAGCCTGCGCCTGCGCAGCTTCCGCGCCGTCTCGCTCGACGGGGCGGCGCGGACGACAGGCGTTGACCGGCGTCCGGTCGACGCGGTCGCGTCGGTCTGAAGCCACCTCACCCGACTCCGGACCGTCTCGGGCGCGACTCACGTCCACGTCCGTGCCCGATCGGGAAGCGGGGTTGGAAGCACACGGGAGATCGAGGGGGGCGAACGATGACACGGCACGGCACTTCGAAAGACCAGCAGCTCGCACGCCTGCGCCGGGTGGAAGGTCAGGTCCGGGGCATCGCGCGAATGGTCGAGGAGGACACGTACTGCATCGACGTCCTGACCCAGGTCTCGGCGGCCAGTCGGGCGCTGCAGGCGGTGGCGCTCGGGCTGCTCGACGACCACCTGGCGCACTGCGTCGTGGAAGCCGCCCGGGCGGGAGGTCCGGAGCAGCTGGCGAAGCTGCGTGAGGCCAACGAGGCCATCGCGCGCCTTGTCCGCAGCTGAATACGATCGGCTCTGAGCACGGA contains these protein-coding regions:
- a CDS encoding MerR family DNA-binding protein; translated protein: MAERAGLTTKALRFYEQAGVLPVPARAASGYRDYDQGVLTRLGFVRAAQAAGLTLAEIRTIIEVRESEGPPCEHVTALLDRHAAALDVRIAELEATRTEVRRLRDRAATLDPAACGEDGVCQVLPTGAPVSGATPAATPTVRTAGR
- the merA gene encoding mercury(II) reductase; protein product: MTFPRTGTSTVPGMDENTWDLVVVGTGAAAMAAGIEARSRGKRVLLVEHGPLGGTCLNIGCIPSKNLLAAAGQRHRALANPFPMVPTTAGEVDVPALMGRKQDLIDGLRQAKYEDVAAAHGFPIRHGHARFVDEATLHVEDEPVRAAAYVIATGAAPHLPDLPGLHDVAYLTSTTAMEQQQLPASMVVIGGGYVGLEQAQLWSHLGVHVTLIGRVAPHTEPEVADVLRAAFLTDGIQLLEEHAVAVERGADDTVLVHTASGRTANGERLLVATGRAADTTGLGLDDAGVATDARGFIVVDTHQRTTNPRIYAAGDVTGAPQYVYVAARTGHAAAAGALGDPTAVDYRGLPGVVFTTPQLASAGLTEQRALELGHTCDCRVLTAQDIPRALVNQDPRGVLKLVTDAHTRQILGVHAALDGAGELMLAATYAIKFGLTIDDIADTWAPYLTMSEALRLAAGLFRTNIPTSCCA
- a CDS encoding heavy metal translocating P-type ATPase; its protein translation is MASQSTVLDVRGLHWATSEAVVEKALAHRPGVVEVNANAVSQTASVTYDPALTSVAQLTGWVRDCGYHCAGQSVPDHVCDPMSEPVTVDRHGASTVDGRGAPTTRALHDPHAGHAGQAPHGPDDAHDPGHPEHPSGGHGKSAHDRPSSGVSPHDAMGHGGHHGGGSMEDMARDMRNRFLLALLLSIPITLWSPIGREVLGFTAPTPFGLRDDVLALALSLPVIFYSAWIFFDGAARALRARTLDMMVLVAVGVGTGWVYSVAVTLSGGGDVFYEAATVLTTFVLLGHWVEMRARGGANDAVRTLLELAPAKAVVLRDGVETEVPTSQVVVGDLLLVRPGAKIPVDAIVEDGESEVDESMVTGESMPVAKSPGSEVIGASINTTGTLRVRAARVGADTALAQIVKMVQDAQNSKAPGQRLADRAAFWLVLVALVGGTGTFLVWLAAGASVPTAMLFAITVVVITCPDALGLATPTAIMVGTGLGAKRGVLFKNASALEASARIDTVVMDKTGTLTKGEPAVTDVIVDGIDDVDLLALVSAVERESEHPLARAIVSHATSAGAPVLTATGFRNVPGRGATATVDGRRVLVGNRRLMADEGVELGNLAARRDELAASGRTAVVVAVDGRAAGVVALADAARDTSSAAVAAMRGSGIQVVMLTGDNEATARRIADQLGIDTVIAEVLPGDKAARVAELQASGRRVAMVGDGVNDAPALARADIGIAIGAGTDVAIETADIVLMRSDPLDVPVALRIGKGTLRKMRQNLGWAIGYNALALPVAAGVFYPQFGVSLSPELAALSMSGSSVIVAANALLLKRLKLPSPQVAGGARHDPLRDGSGVAVRAEPH
- a CDS encoding DUF2933 domain-containing protein, whose translation is MNHSGFGHLKWMALTAAALFGVLLLLGNSVGDALRYAVLLACPLMMVAMMFGPHSGRGGHGGSETGMRPREDTDGRVDHHHSA
- a CDS encoding heavy-metal-associated domain-containing protein, with the translated sequence MSTTTYEVIGMTCGHCVSSVTAEVSKLAGVDDVDVALVQGGASRVTVSSSAPLPLDDVRAAVDEAGYDLVGESA
- a CDS encoding heavy metal translocating P-type ATPase, whose protein sequence is MTCSSCAARIEKRLNRMPGVEASVNYATEKAKVTLPEGTSLADAVAVVEATGYTARLRPSARSQPAAASDAAAPSRDDETAALRHRLVLSAVLTAPVLALSMVEPLQFDNWQWLSLTLAAPVVAWGAWPFHRAAWANARHAAATMDTLISVGVLAAFGWSLYALFFGAAGRPGMRMAFDIVPDRGGGGHEIYLEVAAAVTVFILLGRYFEARAQKRSGAALRALMELGAKDVAVLRDGTEVLIPVQDLSVGDEFLVRPGEKIATDGVVVDGASAVDASMLTGEPVPVEVGPGDPVVGATVNAGGRLLVRATRVGTDTQLAQMARLVEEAQTGKAPVQRLADRISAVFVPIVIALAVATLGFWLGAGAGAEAAFTAAVAVLIIACPCALGLATPTALMVGTGRGAQLGILIKGPEVLESTRQVDTVVLDKTGTVTSGQMQLVEVLPAAGHAREEVLRLAGALEDASEHPIARAITAGARHELDVALPAVQQFSNSQGLGVSGIVDGHTVAAGRVSWMADEWAQHLDADLRAGLEVAESAGRTVVAVGWDGALRGLLVVADTVKPTSRQAVAELRALGLRPVLLTGDNARAARAIGAEVGIDDVVAEVMPADKVRVVRELQDAGRVVAMVGDGVNDAAALAQSDLGIAMGTGTDVAIEASDLTLVRGDLRAAVDAVRLSRRTLSTIKGNLFWAFAYNVAAIPLAVSGLLNPLIAGAAMAFSSVFVVTNSLRLRSFRAVSLDGAARTTGVDRRPVDAVASV
- a CDS encoding metal-sensitive transcriptional regulator; the protein is MTRHGTSKDQQLARLRRVEGQVRGIARMVEEDTYCIDVLTQVSAASRALQAVALGLLDDHLAHCVVEAARAGGPEQLAKLREANEAIARLVRS